The genomic window AAAATATAAAGTTGGAATCTCTGGTTGTGGAAGACATACTGCTGCTCATGAGATACAAGATGTAGCTTTTACGGCTTTTAAATATGAAAATGGCGAAATATTATTTGATTTAACTCTTGGTGGAGGTTTGTCAAAATCTAAACAAATTGCTTATAGAGCAAGTAGATATGTAAAACCTGAGCAAGTAGTTGAAGTAGCAGTAGTTTGTGCTGAAATTTTTAGAGATTATGGAAATAGAGGTAATAGAAATAAAGCAAGAGTAAGACACTTAATAAATGAGTGGGGATTAGAAAAATTTGTGGATGAAATGGAATCAAGATTAGGATATAAACTTCTAATTGGAACTATTGAACCTAAAATTACTCCTTTTGAAAATAGAAATCATTTTGGAATTCATAAAGCAAAACAAGAAGGAAAATCTTTTATTGGATTTGCAACAAATTCAGGAAGAGTTGCTGGTGAAGACTTTCAAAAAATTAGTGATATTTGTAAAAAATATAAGGTAGAGGGAATCTCACTTACTCCAACTCAGAATTTTATAGTATATGGTGTAAATGATGAAGATGCTCAAACTTTAGCAGATGAATTTGAAGCATTAGGTTATCCATATAAACCAACTCCTTTTAGAGCAAGACTTCAATCATGTACAGGTAAAGAATTCTGTAAATTTGGAATCACTGAAACCAAAGAGTTTGCAAAAGTTGTGGTAACGCAACTAGAAGAAAAATTCCCTGATTTTAAAGAAAATATTACTATGGCAATTTCAGGATGTGGAAATGCCTGTTCTCATCCTCAAATTTCTGATATTGGTTTTGTTGGAACAAAAGTTAGAGATGAAGAAGGAAATAGAGTTGATGGATATGATGTTATTTTAGGTGGACAACTTCATGGTGTAGAAGGAAGTCGATTTGCACATAAAACAGATGTAAAAATTACAGCAGATAAATTAGTAGATTTTGTTGGTGAACTCATTATCTCTTATGAAATAGATAATCTAGGACAAAATACATTTAAAGAATATTTAAATGTTGTAGAATTAAGTAAATAAGAAGAGGTTTCTCTTCTTATTTACTTTTTATATCTCTTTATTCCATTGATGATATAATTTTTCAATGGTTTCAATTTCTTTAACAGAAGGTTTTCTTCTACAAGATAAGTATCCTTTTGAACCATCACAACTTTCAAATGGATAAACAGTTGCAAATACCCAATAATATCTCCCATCTTTTGCAGCATTTTTTACAAAACCTGTCCAAGTATCTCCTTTTTGAACAGTATCCCATAAACTTTTAAATGCTTTTTTTGGCATATCAGGATGTCTAACTATATTATGTGGTTTTCCTATCATTTCATCCAATGAATATCCTGCAACTTTGCAAAAATAATCGTTTGCAAATCTTATTAGACCTTTTGAATCGGTTTCACTAACTAAAAATGAGTCTTTTTCTAATATTATCTCTTTATCATTTATCATCTTTTCTTTCCTCTAGTTAAACTTTTTAGTTTTCGCATCAGCTAATAATTCACTTGCTAATAAAGAAACTTCTTGGGCTATTGTTTTTACTTGATTAGATTCAGCTGCATTTTCTTGTGTACCTCTATCTAAAATGTTTACAGCATCATTAATTTGTTCAATGCCAGACATTTGTTCTTTAGATGCTTTTGATACATTTTCAATAATATGAATTGTTTCAGAAATATTTTTATTTAATTCTTTATATCCCTCAATCATATCTGCTGAAATAATTTTTCCCTCATTTGTTTTTGCTGTTGCTTCTTGTACTAGATTTTTTATCTCACGTGCAGCATCAGCACTTCTATTTGCAAGATTTCGCACTTCTGCTGCAACTACTGCAAATCCACGTCCTGCTTCTCCTGCTGTTGCTGCTTCAACAGCAGCATTTAGTGAAAGGATATTTGTTTGAAAGGCAATTTGATCAATTACTGTAATTGCTTCATTTATTGCATGTACTTTTTTATTTATTTCATCCATTGAACTAGCTGTTTTTGCTGCTAAATTTTCTCCTGAAAAGGCAGATTTTTTAACTATTTGTCCAAGACTTGCCATTTTTGCTGCGTTTTCTGCATTATTTCTTGTAATACCTGTAATCTCAACAACGGCAGCAGCTGTTTCTTCTAGTGAGGCTGCTTGAACATTTGCTTTTGATGCTAAATTATTCATTGATGATGTCATCATTGTAGAATTATGCTGTAGAGTTTCTCCATTTTCAAAATTAGCTCTTGCATTTTTTTCTAAAGCTTTCCCTAATATATTGATACTTTCCATTAATAGTTTCATATCATCTTTATATTTATCAATAACTTTTATACTATCAGTAAAATCATTATTAGTGTAACTATTTACAACTCTTAGAATTCTAGTTGTAGCATCATTTAAACTGTATAACATTTTATTTAATGTTTGAGTTAGTGTATGAATAGTTGGAGTTGTACTTGTAGCATTTATTTTACAATTATAAATACCTCGTTCAACTTTGTCAGCTGTTAATACAATTTCACCTAAAACTTTTAAATCTTCTTTATTTCTATTATCTATTTTTTTGATTTCTACATTCCATTTTTTTATCACATTATTAACTTTTGAATTACTACTTGATTCTATATAATCAAATGTATTTTTTTCATAGGAAATAAATTCAATGAATTGCATAAAATAATTATTTAAGACTTCTAGTTCTTTATCTGAAATTGTGCCGAACATTTTAAATATCCTTTTTTTATTTTGAGTATTGTAGTGTTTATTGGCTTGTATTGAAATTAAATAATTATTTATTTAGTTATGAAATAGCGTAAATTCTTTGTTTTGTTTTATTTAATAATTTTTTGAGTAGATTTATAATTAATATATGTGATTTTCTTAAATAAAGTTTTCTTTCCTTAATACAAGACAAAAATTGTATTAATAATATAATGTAATCATAATAATGATTACTAAATTGTATCTAAGAAAAGAAATCCTTTATATAGTGACATATAAAATTAGTATGAATAATTATAAACTCATTTAGTGTTCTTTTAGTGGCATAAAGAAATTTTATTTTAAAAGTTTATTGAGCACTTCAAGAACTTTTGTATTTTGTTTATTCGTACCAATTGTAATTCTTATTGCATTCATTTTATAAGAAGATAAATCTCTTAATATGATGCCTTTTTTGAGTAATTTTTCTGATAGAATTTTTGAATCAAACTTATTTCCAAATTTATATATAATAAAATTTGTATATGAATCAATATATTCAATATCTTTTTTCTTTGCAAACTCTTCGTATCTTAACATTTCATTAAAATTACTTTTAATTGTTTTATTTACAAAATCTTCATCTTTTAAAGCTTCATTAGCAGCAATCAAAGCTAAGGTTGATACATTAAATGGATTTCTTACTTTATTTAATGTATTGATAATATTTTTATCTGCAATTCCATATCCAATTCTCATTCCACCTAAACCATATGCTTTAGAAAAACTTCCTAAATATATGCAGTTAGGAAACTTAGTGATTAAATCACTTGCATTTATTAATTTATTTTTGTCTTTAAAACTTGCATATTCTTGATAAACTCCATCTACAACTACTAAAGTTTTTTTAGAAATCTTTTTTAAAAAAGCATATACATCATTTTTATCTAAACACTCACCCAAAGGATTATTAGGTAAACATAAAAAAATAATATCAGCACCATGTTTTTCGTATAAATCAAAAAGTTGTTCTAAATTATGTTCATCATCTTTTGTTTTAATTATTTTTGCACCTACTTTTTTTGCAGATATTTCATACATTGCAAAGGTCGTATTTGCCATAAGAACAGTGGATTTTTTATCACATTTTGCCTGAACACAAATTTCAATAATTTGGTCAGAACCAGCACCAATGATTATATTTGATTTATTAACATTAAATTTTTTACTCAATGAATTTTTTAATTCATACATTGAATCATCTGGGTATCTAAACATTTCATTCATAGAACTTTTGATTTTTGTAATAACTTTTAATGAAGTACCAAATGGATTCTCATTTGATGCTAATTTTATTATATTTTTTTTATTTATGCCGTATTTTCTTGCAATTAAATCAATAGGTTTTCCAGCTTCATATATTGGCATGGTGTCTAATAATTTATTAAATTTCATTTTTTTCCTTTAATTTCATAGTTTTTATTACATATTTAGTTTATTAATTATTAGTGTTCATTTAGTGTTTTACTAATATAAAAAATTTTTTTGATTTTCAAGTGTTTTAAAAGTAGAAGATATGTGTGAATTATTTGTAAGAGAGTATTTTAAGAATAATTTAGAAATATAATGTAAATTTAAACAAATTTATTTTATGCACACAAAAGGATTGATTTTGATTGATATTATATCAATATCAAAAATATGTTTAGCAATTATTTTATATTTAGCTTTTAAATGAGCATATATTTGAAGAAGTTATTTGATTAAAAAGAAATGCGAAACAACGTTTATTTATCTAATAATCTCATAGTTATTTCTTTTGATATTTCTTTCATCTTTTTATTAAAATCATCATCAAATAAATCATCTCTTTTTATATAAAATGGTTTTACATATCCAACTTTTTTAAATTCATCTAAACTATATAAGAATTCAAAATATTTATCTAAAACTTCAATTTTAGTTGTTTTCCTAGAAATCTCTTTTTTAAATTTCTCATGATATTGTCTTATTTCTTCTTCTGTAAAATTAAAATTATCAATACAATATTGTTCAATAAAATATTTTTGAGTCATTCCGATTTTTGTTATCCAATCTTTTAATTCTTTTTGTTTTTCAAGTATATCTTTCATTTTGTCCCCTGTTGTACCTTACTACTATTTTATAATTTCATTATCCTAATTAATTTTAGGAAATATATTTAAAAGGAGCCTATTATGGCTAAACAAACTCCAATGACAAAAGCTGCATCACAAAGAATTCAATCTGCGACAGCAAAACAAACTGGTGGACAAACTTCAAAAGGAAGTTTCCCTGCAAAAGCTCAAAGTATAGCTGACAGAAATTCTTCAAAAGGAGGTAAATGAAATGGCTAAAACATCAAGTTGTAAACCAAATATGCCAAGTACTACGGGAAATCCATCTGGTAAAGGTCGTAGTAATTGTCCTCCATCTCAAGGAAAATAAAATAAATATGTAAGATAGTTAAAAATATCTTACATACATTCTCTTTTCTTTAGTTCAAAAATATTAAAAAAATTATTATTATCATTTATAAAAGATGTATAAGAATAATTTACTTCCGTTTCTTCTAATGCACAGATACATATTTTAGTTTTTTTAATATAAATGTCAATAGGAATTGATTCATTATAAATACCAATACATCCACTTAAAATTTCATGCTCAATTTCCATCGGATACCTATTTGTTTGTAGATTATACTTTTCAACAATATCATCTATATAATGTCCAGAAACGCTACCAAGTGTAAGAGCCATCAAAATAGAAGTTACTTTTCTTTTATTCGTCATTTTCTCTCCATAATTCATTCATTTTAAAAGAATATTTATATAATGCTAAATAAAATGGTAAAACCATTATATTAATCCATAAAAGTTCTTTTGTAAGTGGTTCTAAAATTATTGTTCCAATAAAATCAATTAAATTAATTAATAAAATCCAAATCCAGAATTCTCTATAAAGTATTTTCTTTATATATATAAAACCAAAGAACCCAATAAAAGAAATGGCTTTTATTGATAAAATAAATATATTATATAAAATTTCTGAGGTATAGTTTTCCCCATATGTGTTGTTACTAATTATATTATCATCAAGAAAAAATGCTGTTATGAATATTAAACTTATTAAAAGTAGTAATATATAAAAATATATTTTCCACCATATACTACGTTTTTCAATCAATTTTTATCTCCTCGTTTAACTTTTTTAAAATCATTACCATTGATAAAGTATCGAGTTTACAATACTCTAAAAGTGAATTCCTCATTTTTTGTTTTATTTCATCTAAATACTTTATATCCTTAAAGGCATGAATTATTTGGCTTTATTTTAAAATATAGTAAGAGTAGATTCTTCATATATTTTATAGAGCATTTAATAATTTGTTTTTTGATGAATATAAATATTTCGTTAATATTCAATTTCTTTTTTATTAAAAAAATAAACATTATTATGACTTGTATTACTTCTGATAAAAATCTTTTTCACTTCTTTTTTTAAGCTATCTACTCTCCATCTATTTAATGCAAAATTAATTAACTTTTCTTCTCTTTTATCTAAAAAATTTTCATATAATTCATGCCAAAACTTCCAAGTCTTTTTAGTTCTTTGACTATTGATTTCTTCCAATGATTTATCAAATATTGACTTTAACTCTCGTAACATATAAGTATCAGGTTGATCTTGTGTTTTTTTAAAATATTCAATTATTTTATCTTCAACTCGGTCATTGGATACACTTATGTTTATTGATGGTTCTAACAATACAAAGTTTCCAAGTCGCCTTTTATTGATATTATTTATATCATCTGTAACTGAAAATTCTTTTCTTGCCCAAATATGTTCTTTATGATAATAATCGTTCTTAGCATTTTTATCTTGAGAAGCTAATATTTTACATAAATCTGTACTTCGATCATGTTTTTTTCTTAAAAATTCTTCATAGTTTGCAAGGAAAAATCTTATATTATTCCAACCATAATAATCATAGTCCTCATCTTTATCCAAAGTTAAATATTCTATAAATAGTTGATCGTGTGCTTTACTTTCTATAAAACTTTTTAATTTATTAATTAACCAATTAGTATCATATATAAAAGTTTTTTCTTCATTATAGTTGTCATATGAATTAAAAAATTTATGTGCATACCAAAATAAATCTCCTTGACTTGTATCTGCACGATTTGCAATGCCACTTCCGTAATATCTAAAATTTAATTTTTCCAAAAGTTCTAAAATAACTCCACGCTCTTCTTGATTATCAACACGTTCAAATAATGCAATAATAATAGGTAATATTGATGCAATACTTGCATGTAAGCTCATGTATGAAAGCCATTTTTTTTCGATTTTACTTATTTCCTGTATATCTTTCTTGCCAAAAATATATTGATAAGTGTAAGAAGCATTAGCTAAAAATAATACAAAATCTTTTAAAGTTTGCCATTTTGTTTTATCATTCGCAGGATACCATTCTTTTAATGTATCATAAACATAATAACTTCGACTTTTATTTGTATCAGCAAAAACAATCCAACAATTACGTAAGAATGAATTTTCTGCATCATTTGATGTATATCCTGCTTGATTTAAATTTTTTAGTATTATCCCCCAATTAGAATCAATAGTTGTCTTTAAGTCTTTAACATTATTTTTTTCTGAATAATAAATTAAATAATTTTTTATTTTTTCTAACTCACTTAATTTTTTTCCTCTATTATTTATTACCTCAAACATTATTCCTATTTCAGCACCATCTTTAGGTGCATAAAATAATAATCCTAATCTTTCAGTGATAATTCTGTAGATTTCATTATGATTGTAATTTGTTTCTTTTAACCAAATAGAAAATTCATCAAAAGCATTACTTATATTAAAATGAGATTTAGTAAGTATTTCTTCATTATCTTGGTTTTCAAGAATAATATGTTTATAAAAGAAATTATCAAGCAAAGAGTTTAACGAAAACTTGCGAATGGTATTACCTTTGTCAACTCCAGTGGCAATAAAATAAGAAAACAATTCATTTTGATTTATAACAGTTAGTTTTTTTTGATTATAGATGACTGCTAAAAGTATAACAATTGTCGTTAATCTCTGTTGTCCATCCACAATGTCATATATTTCAACTTCTTCTGTTCTTTTATAACTAGCAACAATAGTTCCTGTATAATGTCTATATGAACTAATAAATAAATTTTCTATATCTATTAATAAATCTTCTCTTTGTTTTTTTTCCCATGAATACCCTCTTTGATATTCAGGAATAACGAAAGAACGCTTTCCATGTGAAAAAATATCTTTTAAACTTAATAATTCATAATTATCTTTATTCATTTATTCCCTTAATATACATCAATAAAATATGCTCTTTTTCAGAGTTTTCACATAAAAAAGTATATATACACTCTTTCTTATTTTTAACTGATTTACTGCAAAATTAATAATTAACTAAAATTCTATCAAAAAGCTGTCACATATGGTGTCACATTTTTTGAATTATTTCTTATTTAATAAAATTAAATTGTATAGTGATATAAAAATTTATTTTCTGTTTATTTCTGAAATTAAGTTTCTAGTTATTTTTTATTGAGATTTTCTTTAAATAATTACTTATCATTGGCATATAATCTTTTCTACAAATTAAGTGAGTTGCCAATATTTCATCACTTCCTTCAATTTTTTTTAGTATAAAATCATTTGAATATCCATATTTATCAATTAATGCTTTTGATAAAAAAGCTTTTCCAAAACCTGCTTTTACAAATCCTTGCATCACATCATAATTTTGAATAACCATTATTTTAAAATCTGAATTACCATTATTTCTCATATACTCTTGTAAATATTTAAAGTGGGTGCTATCTTCTCTATATCCTATTAAACAATTAGGGGATTTTTTTCCCTTTGACTCAATAAAATATAAATCATCATCAAATTTATTTAAAACAACAATATCTTTATGATTTGGATCTCCTGCTACAAAACCAATATCAATTTTATAATCAAGTAAATCTTCAATAACTTTTGGTGTTCCATTTGTAGAAATTTCTATTTTCATATCTGGAAATTTTTTATTTAATTTATCTGTAAATGAAAGAATTCTAATTGCTGCATTTGCTTGTGAAGTGCCAATTCTTAGTATTTCTTGATGGGAAATATTTTTCATTTGAAGTTGAGCTTCTTCTACTTTTTTTACTATTTCTATTGCAAAAGGGTAGAGCTTTTCACCTTCTTTACTAAGAATCACACCTTTTGGTGTTCTATGAAATAAAGAGTAACCAATAACTTTTTCTAATTGTTTGATTCTTAGTGTGACATTTGATTGTGTAAAACCCAAATCTAGAGCTCCTAAAGAGATTGATTTTCTATTTGCCACGCTTACAAAAACTTTTAAAAGTGAAGAATCCATATTGCTATCCATTATGTAAAATATAATTATGTATTATTTGACATAATACAGTAAAAAGATTTATAATTCAAAAAAAGTAAAGGAATCCTATGCACGCAATAGAAAAACTTTTAGCAAAAAAAGCAGGAAAAAGTTCGGTGAAAACTGGTGAAATAGTAAACTGTGAAGTTGATATGGCAGGAATTAATGATTTATATTTACAAACAATAAAATCCTTTTTTGAAATGGGAGCCAAAAAAGTTTTTAATCCCTCAAAAGTAATAATGTTTTTAGACCATTATGCTCCACCTTCAACTATAACACAAGCCCAAAATCAAAAAGAGTTTAGAGAGTTTTGTTGGGATCAAGGAATTGAACTTCTTATGGATATAGACCAAGGTGTTTGTCATCAAGTTTTAGCTGATAAAGGATTGTCATATCCAGGAGAAATAGTTGTAATTACAGATTCTCACACCACAACTCACGGAGCATTTGGAGCATTTGGTACAGGTGTTGGAGCAACTGATTTAGCAATTATTTTAGCCACGGGAAAACTTTGGTTTAGAGTACCTGAAATCATAAAAATAAATTTTGAGGGAATTCCTGCACGAGGAGTATATGCAAAAGATATGATACTTAATGCTATTGGGCAATTAGGTGCAGATTTTGCAGTTTATAAAGCAGTTGAATTTTCAGGAAGTGCTTTAAAACATTTAAATATTTCTGAAAGAATGGCTATGTGTAATATGAGTACTGAAATGGGTGCAAAAACTTCATATATACAACCTGATGAAATTACAATGAAGTTTTTGGAACAAAATGTTTCAAAAGAGTATGAGATATTTTATACGGATGAAGATTTTAAATATGAAGCAGAAATAACTATTGATATTTCAGATTTAAAACCTCAAATTGCAGCACCTTTTAGTGTAGATAATGTATTTGATATTTCAAAATTTATTGGTCAAGAAATAGACCAAGCATATCTTGGGTCATGTACTGGTGGAAGAGCAGAAGATATTGCCATAGCTGCTTCAATTTTGAAGGATAAAAAAGTATCTTCACGAACAAGATTTATAATTGTTCCAGCTTCAAAAGAAGTTTTTTTAGAATCAATGAGAAGAGGAGATGTTCAAACTTTAGTTACCTCAGGTGCGACTTTTGTAACTCCTGGTTGTGCAGCTTGTTTAGGAACTCATGAGGGAATGTTGGCTTCTGGTGAGAGATGTATTACTACAACTAATAGAAATTTTCCAGGACGAATGGGACATGCTTCTGCTCAAATCTTTTTAGGTTCACCAGCAGCAGTTGCTGCGGCTGCTTTAGAGGGAAAAATCGTTGATCCCTCAAATTATATAAATTAAGGATAAAAAATGCAAAAGCAAATTAAAGGAAAAGTATTTTTGTTTGGGAAAAATGTTGATACAGACCAAATTTATCCAGGAAGATTTGTTCAATATACAGATGTTAATGATATAGTAAAATACGCAATGCATGGAGCAGATGAAGAATTTGTAAATAAAGTTAGCAAGGGTGATATTATAGTTGCAGGAACAAACTTTGGATGTGGTTCAAGTAGAGAACATGCTGCTATTACTCTAAAAGCTGTTGGAATTGGAGTGATTTTAGCAGAATCTTTTGGAAGAATCTTTTATAGAAATGCAATAAATCTTGGACTTCCAGTAATTATTTGTCCAAAAATTTCAGATTTAGTACAAAATGCCGAAATTCTAGAAGTTGATTTAGAAAAAGGTGTTGTATTAAATGAAAATGGTAAAGTGGCAATGATTGAGCCAATGAGTGAATATGTTTTAAATATATTAGAAAATGGTGGGATAAAAGAGTTAATAAAAAAACAATTAAAGGAAAATAAATGAATACAATAATGAAAAAATATTTTCCAGAATTCACCCAAGAGTTTATTGAAGTTGAAGAAGGAATAAAAATAAATACATTAGTTGCAGGGCAGGGCAATGAAGCTATTCTTCTTTTGCATGGACATCCTGAGAGTTATTTAATTTGGAGAGGAATTGCCTCACAATTAGCCCAAAATTATAAAGTTGTTCTTACTGATTTAAGAGGATATGGTGATAGTTCAAAACCAGAGGGTTTGGACAATCATTCAAACTATTCAAAAAGAGTAATGGCACTTGACCAAGTAAAAGTTATGGAAAAATTAGGAATTAATAAGTTTCATTTAGTAGGACATGATAGAGGTGCAAGAGTTGCCCATAGACTTATTTTAGACCATAGCGATAAAATATTAACTTGTATAATGATGGATATTTTACCAACATATGATATGTATGAACAAACAAATAGAGAGTTTGCTACAAAATATTGGCATTGGTTCTTTTATATTCAACCAAAACCCTTTCCTGAAACTTTTTTAGGTTCAAATCCAGATTATTTTATTAGAAGAAATTTATTAAATAAAGCCACAAGTGATTCAGTAAAAGATATGTTTCCCCAAGATGTATTAGAAGAATATATAAGACACTATAGTGATCCTAGATGTGTTCATGCAATTAGTGAAGATTATCGAGCATCAAATACAATTGATTTAGAACATGACAAAATAGATAGGGATAAAACTATCAGTATTCCTTTATTAGTTTTATGGGGAGCAAATGGTGTAGTTGGAAATATTTGGAATATCCTAGAGGGATGGAAAAAATTTGCTTCAAACGTTTCTGGATTTGCAGTAGAAAACTGCGGACATTTTGTTCCAGAAGAACAACCTCAAATTGTCTTAAAAGCTATTTTAGATTTTTTAAAGAAAAGATAGAAGAGTATTAAATATTGAATTTACTAAATATTTAAACAAAAAAAGGCAAGAGATAAAAACCTCTTACCTTTTCGATGTAGTAGTACTTAGAGCTTATTCAGCTACTGATACTTCTACTGGTGTACCTTCTCTAATTTAGACAATAGCACTTTTATACTATTCTATTCTAAATGATACCATAAAGTCCTATTTATAGGCATTATAAAAACTATTTTAAAATATAAGATAACTCTTTTATCCTATCTTAACCTATTAAATTCTATTATTAGGTGTCAAATAGGTGTCAAAAATATAGATAGGAAAATCCATTGAAAAAAACAAAATTTACAGGTGTTTTTTACAACGAAACGATAAATAATGGTAAAGTATTTTACATAAGATATAAGTTAAATGGTAAACCAATTAGAGAAAAAGTTGGAAGTGAAAAAGAGGGTGTCAATGCAGCTTATGCAAACAAAATAAGAGCAAAAAGAACATCAATAGATAGATTAAAAGAAGATGCACCTATGCTTTTAAATCAAAAGTTACCAACTTTTGATGAATGTTTTAATTTGTACTATAAATCAATAGAAAATAAAAGTGATAGTCTAAATACTAAAAGAAGATATGAACTACATATAAAATCAACTTTTGGACACATAAAAATAGATGATATTACAACTCAAATGATAGATGATTTTAAATTAAAAGCTAAGAAGTTAAAAAGTCTAAA from Arcobacter venerupis includes these protein-coding regions:
- a CDS encoding alpha/beta fold hydrolase yields the protein MNTIMKKYFPEFTQEFIEVEEGIKINTLVAGQGNEAILLLHGHPESYLIWRGIASQLAQNYKVVLTDLRGYGDSSKPEGLDNHSNYSKRVMALDQVKVMEKLGINKFHLVGHDRGARVAHRLILDHSDKILTCIMMDILPTYDMYEQTNREFATKYWHWFFYIQPKPFPETFLGSNPDYFIRRNLLNKATSDSVKDMFPQDVLEEYIRHYSDPRCVHAISEDYRASNTIDLEHDKIDRDKTISIPLLVLWGANGVVGNIWNILEGWKKFASNVSGFAVENCGHFVPEEQPQIVLKAILDFLKKR